The uncultured Desulfovibrio sp. DNA window ACCTCTGCTATACGGTGGAAGAGGAAAACCTGCGGCTGATCATGATGGACAGCATGAGCCCCGGCTCCCATTCCGGTCACTTCCCCGCCGAAACCGGCGACTGGCTGGAACGTGAACTGGCAAAGCGCCCGGATACGCCAACCATGTTTTTCATGCACCACCCCCCGTTTGTTACGGGCATGGGGGCCATGGACGAACCTTTTGAAAATGTGGAGCGCTTCGCAGCAATTGTAGAGCGCAATCCGCAGATGCGGCTGAGTTTCGGCCACATGCACCGCCCCATCGTCACCGAGTGGCATGGACGGATCGCCATGACAGCGCCTGCGGTTTCCATGCAGATAGACCTTGATCTCTCCGCCGAGGGCGGCGACACCTTCCGCATGGAAACGCCGGGCTATCTGCTCCACCACTTTGACAACGGCGTGTGGAATTCCCACATTTGCCAGATTGCAGTGCAGGCTACGTTTGCCGGGCCGTATCCCTTTGCTGGCTCGGTGAATCCTACCCAATAGTGTTTCCCGACATGAAACACCCGCGCAAGCGGGCCGGGGCTGCCGACATCGGGTCGGCAGCCCCGGCACCCTCCAGAAATCACGCCGCTATCTGCCTTCCCCTCTTTTTTTCTGCCCCACTTGTGCCAAATCCACTCATTTTGAGATAGCTTTTCGCATTTGAGAGCGAGCCCCAGCCTCTAGTCGCCACTTGCAATCCAAGTGCACACTCCTCTTCACATTGCCCACACCAAGTTGATAAAAAACTGAACGCAGCAGATATTGACATCACTATCAGACCGGTCTAATTTTTAGATATGAAAGAAAGCGCACGAGAAAAAATCATTGCAGTAGGTGTTGAAATAGTCGCTGTTTCCGGCTTCAACGCCACAGGCATAGACGCCATACTCAAGGCGGCGGGCGTGCCGAAAGGCTCGTTCTACCACCATTTTGGCACCAAGGAAAACTTCGGCATCGAGGTCATCAACCTCTTTGCTGAAAACTATACAAAAAAATTGCACGGCTACCTTGATGACGAAGCGCTGGCCCCGCTCCAGCGCATCCGCAGGTATCTGGAAGAAAGCATTGAACGTACAGTGCAGGACAACTTCAGCAAGGGTTGCCTCATCGGGAATCTGGGGCAGGAGTTGGCCGCTCAGAGCGAACGATTCAGATGCCGCCTGGAAGAAGTCTTCCACGACTGGCTCGGACTGTTTGCCAAGTGCCTGCACGAAGCGCAACAGGCTGGCGAGCTGAACCCGGGGCTTGATCCCCAGCCGCTTGCAGGCTTTCTCCTCTCTGGC harbors:
- a CDS encoding TetR/AcrR family transcriptional regulator, which encodes MKESAREKIIAVGVEIVAVSGFNATGIDAILKAAGVPKGSFYHHFGTKENFGIEVINLFAENYTKKLHGYLDDEALAPLQRIRRYLEESIERTVQDNFSKGCLIGNLGQELAAQSERFRCRLEEVFHDWLGLFAKCLHEAQQAGELNPGLDPQPLAGFLLSGWEGAILRAKVMRSPEPLKQFVNVLFTRVLTAG
- a CDS encoding phosphodiesterase, producing the protein MRILQLSDTHLRGDHSLSFRVVDTRRCLDEAVAHVKNLTQQPDIIVITGDLADSGDLNAYHILHDELSPIGVPVYAVPGNHDRRDRLREVMSHWCPAKEDIAPYLCYTVEEENLRLIMMDSMSPGSHSGHFPAETGDWLERELAKRPDTPTMFFMHHPPFVTGMGAMDEPFENVERFAAIVERNPQMRLSFGHMHRPIVTEWHGRIAMTAPAVSMQIDLDLSAEGGDTFRMETPGYLLHHFDNGVWNSHICQIAVQATFAGPYPFAGSVNPTQ